A genomic region of Streptomyces sp. NBC_00247 contains the following coding sequences:
- a CDS encoding ATP-dependent helicase, whose protein sequence is MSSRLTDPEQLKELLGIPFTPEQTACITAPPAPQVIVAGAGSGKTTVMAARVVWLVGTGQVAPEQVLGLTFTNKAAGELAERVRKALVAAGVTDPDVIDPDNPPGEPSISTYHAFAGRLLTDHGLRIGLEPTTRLLADATRYQLAARVLRDAPGPYPELTHSFPTLVGDLLALDAELAEHLVGPDALSGYDTGLLRTLEGVKLSNEQLRKLPATARARGELLSLTERYRQAKRGRDLVDFGDQIALSAQLALTRPEVGALLRDEFRVVLLDEYQDTSVAQRLLLSALFGHGPAGRTGHAVTAVGDPCQAIYGWRGASVANLDDFPQHFPHADGTPATRHSLSENRRSGGRLLQLANGLAEPLRARHEGVEALRPAPGAEHDGMVRCALLRTHAEEIDWLADSLAHLVRTGTQPAEIAVLCRTASDFPQIQAALVARDVPVEVVGLSGLLHLPEVADLVAVCEVLQDPGANASLVRLLTGPRWRIGPRDLALLGRRARLLVHRASAGDGEGDADLRLAEAVEGTDPAEVVSLADALDTFLDRGGDEDDGLPFSAEARVRFARLAAELRDLRRSLADPLMDVLHRVLATTGLEVELSASPHALAARRRETLANFLDVAAGFTSLDGEATLLAFLGFLRTAAQYEKGLDNALPGGENTVKVLTAHKSKGLEWDVVAVPGLVTGQFPSSRARESWTSQAKVLPHALRGDAATLPALDTYDAKALKAYQQEMKEHQHTEELRLGYVTFTRPRSLLLGSGHWWGPSQKKTRGPSVFLDALYEHCVAGHGEIEVWADEPEADEENPALAGQDADIAWPLPLDAAATARRRAARDTVLAHLDAWAGAEAPPYASYAEPEPAPAEVHEYGDPPLELEPDPGPDDEPDWDDWDSLATERPEEPTAPQADGDPTGPATAAAGAAAESADPVRPATGAAGPTGPAVEEAPAGPLPYIPAARHPGEPTPEESRTIASWDRDLDALAGELRRARATVRDVVVPASLSATQLLLLAEDPDAFARELARPMPRPPQPAARRGTRFHAWVESRYEELPLPMLGPDELPGGGDNDVDIADERELAELKEAFERTEYARRTPYRVETPFQISLAGRIVRGRIDAVYRAEDGSYEIVDWKTSRHRTADPLQLAVYRLAWAELHDLPIESVTATFLYVRTGETVRPRSLPGRPELERLLLDEPPARAR, encoded by the coding sequence GTGTCCTCACGCCTCACCGATCCCGAGCAGCTCAAGGAGCTGCTGGGCATCCCCTTCACCCCGGAGCAGACGGCCTGCATCACCGCGCCGCCCGCCCCGCAGGTGATCGTGGCCGGAGCCGGTTCCGGCAAGACGACCGTGATGGCCGCCCGCGTGGTCTGGCTGGTCGGCACCGGCCAGGTCGCCCCCGAACAGGTCCTCGGCCTCACCTTCACCAACAAAGCCGCAGGCGAACTCGCCGAACGCGTCCGCAAGGCCCTGGTGGCCGCCGGGGTCACCGACCCGGACGTCATCGACCCGGACAACCCGCCCGGCGAGCCGAGCATCTCCACGTACCACGCCTTCGCCGGCCGGCTGCTCACCGACCACGGGCTGCGGATAGGGCTCGAACCCACCACCCGGCTGCTCGCCGACGCCACCCGCTACCAGCTCGCCGCCCGCGTGCTGCGCGACGCCCCGGGCCCCTACCCGGAGCTCACCCACTCCTTCCCCACTCTGGTCGGCGACCTCCTCGCACTCGACGCCGAGCTGGCCGAGCACCTGGTCGGGCCGGACGCCCTCTCCGGGTACGACACCGGCCTCCTCCGTACCCTCGAAGGCGTCAAGCTCTCCAACGAGCAGCTGCGCAAGCTCCCCGCCACCGCCCGGGCCCGGGGCGAACTGCTCAGCCTCACCGAGCGGTACCGGCAGGCCAAACGAGGCCGGGACCTCGTCGACTTCGGCGACCAGATCGCCCTCTCCGCCCAGCTGGCCCTCACCCGGCCCGAGGTCGGCGCGCTGCTGCGCGACGAGTTCCGGGTGGTGCTCCTGGACGAGTACCAGGACACCTCCGTCGCCCAGCGGCTGCTGCTGTCGGCCCTCTTCGGCCACGGCCCGGCCGGCCGTACCGGCCACGCCGTCACCGCCGTCGGCGACCCCTGCCAGGCCATCTACGGCTGGCGCGGCGCCTCCGTCGCCAACCTCGACGACTTCCCCCAGCACTTCCCGCACGCCGACGGCACCCCCGCCACCCGCCACAGCCTCAGCGAGAACCGCCGCAGCGGCGGACGCCTCCTCCAGCTCGCCAACGGCCTCGCCGAACCGCTGCGCGCCCGGCACGAGGGGGTCGAGGCGCTGCGCCCCGCCCCCGGGGCCGAACACGACGGCATGGTCCGCTGCGCCCTGCTCCGGACCCACGCCGAGGAGATCGACTGGCTCGCCGACTCCCTCGCCCACCTCGTGCGGACCGGTACCCAGCCCGCCGAGATCGCCGTGCTCTGCCGCACCGCCTCCGACTTCCCGCAGATCCAGGCCGCGCTGGTGGCCCGTGACGTTCCCGTCGAGGTCGTCGGCCTGTCCGGACTGCTCCACCTGCCCGAGGTCGCCGACCTGGTCGCCGTCTGCGAGGTCCTCCAGGACCCGGGAGCCAACGCCTCCCTGGTCCGGCTGCTCACCGGCCCACGCTGGCGCATCGGCCCCCGCGACCTCGCGCTCCTCGGCCGCCGGGCCCGCCTCCTCGTCCACCGGGCCTCCGCGGGCGACGGAGAGGGCGACGCCGACCTGAGGCTCGCCGAAGCCGTGGAAGGCACCGACCCGGCCGAGGTCGTCTCGCTGGCCGACGCCCTGGACACCTTCCTCGACCGGGGCGGCGACGAGGACGACGGCCTGCCGTTCTCCGCCGAGGCCCGGGTCCGGTTCGCCCGCCTGGCCGCCGAACTGCGCGACCTGCGCCGCTCGCTGGCCGACCCGCTGATGGACGTACTGCACCGGGTCCTCGCCACCACCGGGCTCGAAGTCGAACTGTCCGCCTCCCCGCACGCGCTCGCCGCCCGCCGCCGCGAGACCCTCGCCAACTTCCTCGACGTCGCGGCCGGTTTCACCTCCCTCGACGGCGAGGCCACCCTCCTCGCGTTCCTCGGCTTCCTGCGCACCGCCGCCCAGTACGAGAAGGGGCTCGACAACGCCCTGCCCGGCGGCGAGAACACCGTCAAGGTGCTCACCGCCCACAAGTCCAAGGGGCTGGAGTGGGACGTGGTCGCCGTACCCGGCCTGGTCACCGGTCAGTTCCCCAGCAGCCGCGCCCGCGAGTCCTGGACCTCCCAGGCGAAGGTGCTCCCGCACGCCCTGCGCGGCGACGCGGCCACCCTCCCGGCGCTGGACACCTACGACGCCAAGGCGCTCAAGGCGTACCAGCAGGAGATGAAGGAGCACCAGCACACCGAGGAACTCCGTCTCGGCTACGTCACCTTCACCCGCCCCCGCTCCCTGCTGCTCGGCTCCGGCCACTGGTGGGGCCCCTCGCAGAAGAAGACCAGGGGCCCCTCGGTCTTCCTGGACGCGCTGTACGAGCACTGCGTGGCTGGACACGGCGAGATCGAGGTCTGGGCGGACGAGCCGGAGGCCGACGAGGAGAACCCGGCTCTCGCCGGCCAGGACGCCGACATCGCCTGGCCGCTGCCCCTGGACGCCGCCGCGACCGCCCGCCGCCGCGCCGCCCGCGACACGGTCCTCGCCCACCTGGACGCCTGGGCGGGCGCGGAGGCGCCCCCGTACGCCTCGTACGCCGAGCCGGAACCGGCCCCCGCCGAGGTCCACGAGTACGGGGACCCGCCCCTGGAACTGGAACCGGACCCGGGCCCGGACGACGAGCCGGACTGGGACGACTGGGACTCCCTCGCCACCGAGCGGCCCGAGGAGCCCACGGCCCCCCAGGCGGACGGCGACCCCACCGGGCCCGCCACCGCGGCCGCCGGGGCTGCCGCGGAGAGCGCCGATCCCGTACGGCCCGCCACCGGGGCTGCCGGGCCCACCGGGCCCGCCGTCGAGGAGGCCCCCGCCGGCCCGCTCCCGTACATTCCCGCCGCCCGGCACCCCGGCGAGCCCACCCCCGAGGAGAGCCGCACCATCGCCTCCTGGGACCGCGACCTCGACGCCCTCGCGGGCGAGCTGCGCCGGGCCCGCGCCACCGTGCGGGACGTCGTCGTACCCGCCTCGCTCTCCGCCACCCAGCTGCTCCTCCTCGCCGAGGACCCCGACGCCTTCGCCCGCGAGCTGGCCCGCCCGATGCCCCGCCCTCCGCAGCCCGCCGCCCGCCGGGGCACCCGGTTCCACGCCTGGGTCGAGTCCCGCTACGAGGAGCTCCCGCTGCCGATGCTCGGCCCCGACGAGCTCCCCGGCGGCGGCGACAACGACGTCGACATCGCGGACGAGCGTGAGCTCGCCGAGCTGAAGGAGGCGTTCGAACGGACCGAGTACGCCCGCCGCACCCCGTACCGGGTCGAGACCCCCTTCCAGATCTCGCTCGCGGGCCGGATCGTCCGGGGACGGATCGACGCCGTGTACCGGGCGGAGGACGGTTCGTACGAGATCGTCGACTGGAAGACCAGCCGCCACCGCACCGCCGACCCGCTCCAGCTCGCCGTCTACCGGCTCGCCTGGGCCGAACTCCACGACCTGCCGATCGAATCCGTCACAGCGACCTTCCTCTACGTACGCACCGGAGAGACCGTCCGGCCCCGCTCACTGCCCGGCCGCCCGGAGCTGGAACGACTGCTGCTGGACGAGCCACCCGCGCGAGCCCGTTAG
- a CDS encoding glutaredoxin domain-containing protein: MPGTVTMYSTTWCGYCRRLKGQMDREGIGYTEINIELDPESAAFVEKANGGNQTVPTVRIVPAQGGSEVVMTNPSLAQVKQALGA, encoded by the coding sequence ATGCCGGGCACTGTGACGATGTACAGCACCACGTGGTGCGGCTACTGCCGCCGCCTCAAGGGCCAGATGGACCGCGAGGGCATCGGGTACACCGAGATCAACATCGAGCTGGACCCGGAGTCGGCCGCCTTCGTCGAGAAGGCGAACGGTGGAAACCAGACGGTCCCCACCGTCCGGATCGTTCCCGCGCAGGGCGGCTCGGAGGTCGTCATGACCAACCCGAGTCTGGCCCAGGTGAAGCAGGCCCTCGGCGCCTGA
- a CDS encoding dipeptidase: MSDTPDSAVQPYIEQHRESFLEDLAAWLRIPSVSAQPEHAGDVRRSAAWLSDKLRDTGFPVAEVWETPGAPAVFAEWPSDDPGAPVVLVYGHHDVQPATREDGWHTDPFEPVVTDGRMYGRGAADDKGQVFFHTLGVRAHLAATGRTTPAVHLKLVIEGEEESGSPHFRALVEERADRLAADVVIVSDTGMWDEDTPTVCTGMRGLAECEIELYGPEQDIHSGSFGGAVPNPATEVARLVAGLHDERGRVAVPGFYDGVAELTDTERALFAELPFDEATWLRTARSTAASGEAGYSTLERVWARPTAEVNGIGGGYQGAGSKTIIPSSALVKISFRLVDGQEPDRVEKLVRDWAGSRVPAGIRHRITFMPATRPCLTPLDHPALQALARAMGRAFGQKILFTREGGSGPAADLRDVLGAPVLFLGISVPSDGWHAPDEKVELGLLFKGVETTAHLWGELATALRRNN, from the coding sequence ATGAGCGACACCCCGGACAGCGCCGTCCAGCCGTACATCGAGCAGCACCGCGAGTCCTTCCTCGAAGACCTCGCCGCATGGCTCCGCATCCCCTCCGTCTCCGCCCAGCCGGAGCACGCCGGGGACGTACGACGCAGCGCCGCATGGCTGTCCGACAAGCTCAGGGACACCGGATTCCCGGTCGCGGAGGTCTGGGAGACGCCCGGCGCCCCGGCCGTCTTCGCCGAGTGGCCCTCCGACGATCCCGGGGCCCCCGTCGTCCTGGTCTACGGCCACCACGACGTGCAGCCGGCCACGCGTGAGGACGGCTGGCACACCGACCCGTTCGAACCGGTCGTCACGGACGGCCGGATGTACGGACGGGGCGCCGCGGACGACAAGGGTCAGGTGTTCTTCCACACACTCGGCGTCCGTGCCCACCTCGCCGCGACCGGCCGCACCACCCCGGCCGTCCACCTCAAGCTCGTGATCGAGGGCGAGGAGGAGTCCGGTTCCCCGCACTTCCGTGCCCTGGTCGAGGAACGCGCCGACCGCCTCGCCGCCGACGTCGTGATCGTCTCCGACACCGGCATGTGGGACGAGGACACCCCGACCGTCTGCACCGGCATGCGGGGCCTCGCCGAATGCGAGATCGAGCTGTACGGCCCCGAGCAGGACATCCACTCCGGATCGTTCGGGGGCGCCGTCCCCAACCCCGCGACCGAGGTGGCCCGGCTGGTCGCCGGCCTCCACGACGAGCGCGGCCGCGTCGCCGTCCCCGGGTTCTACGACGGTGTGGCCGAGCTCACCGACACCGAGCGTGCCCTCTTCGCCGAGCTCCCCTTCGACGAGGCAACCTGGCTGCGCACCGCCAGGTCCACCGCCGCCTCCGGCGAGGCCGGCTACTCCACCCTCGAACGCGTCTGGGCCCGCCCCACCGCCGAGGTCAACGGCATCGGCGGCGGCTACCAGGGCGCCGGCAGCAAGACGATCATCCCCTCCTCCGCACTGGTCAAGATCAGCTTCCGGCTGGTCGACGGCCAGGAGCCGGACCGGGTGGAGAAACTCGTACGCGACTGGGCCGGGAGCCGGGTACCGGCCGGCATCCGCCACCGGATCACCTTCATGCCCGCGACCCGCCCCTGTCTGACCCCGCTCGACCACCCCGCCCTCCAGGCACTGGCCCGGGCCATGGGACGGGCGTTCGGCCAGAAGATCCTCTTCACCCGCGAGGGGGGCTCCGGCCCCGCCGCCGACCTGAGGGACGTGCTCGGCGCACCCGTCCTCTTCCTCGGCATCTCCGTACCGTCCGACGGCTGGCACGCGCCCGACGAGAAAGTCGAGCTCGGCCTTCTTTTCAAGGGCGTGGAGACCACCGCCCACCTCTGGGGTGAGCTGGCCACCGCACTCCGCCGAAACAACTGA
- the nudC gene encoding NAD(+) diphosphatase yields MSTFDTDRIARPIGLTAPSGIDRAAHHRLDEAWLAVAWSHPTTKVFVVSGGQVLVDDTADGGTEIVMTPAFEAPMTETHRYFLGTDGDGVSYFALQKDSLPGRMDQQARPAGLREAGMLLSDRDAGLMVHAVALENWQRLHRFCSRCGERTMIAAAGHIRRCQACGAEHYPRTDPAVIMLVIDDQDRALLGRQVHWPEGRFSTLAGFVEPGESIEQSVAREVLEEAGITIGDVEYVASQPWPFPSSLMLGFMARATTSKIDVDGDEIEEARWFSRDELTEAFESGAVLPPNGISIAARLIEMWYGKPLPKARPLG; encoded by the coding sequence GTGAGTACCTTCGACACCGACCGCATCGCCCGTCCCATCGGCCTCACCGCACCGAGCGGCATCGACCGGGCGGCCCACCACCGTCTGGACGAGGCGTGGCTCGCCGTCGCCTGGAGCCACCCCACCACCAAGGTCTTCGTCGTCTCCGGCGGCCAGGTGCTGGTCGACGACACCGCCGACGGCGGCACCGAGATCGTCATGACCCCGGCCTTCGAGGCCCCCATGACGGAGACCCACCGCTACTTCCTCGGCACCGACGGGGACGGCGTCAGCTACTTCGCCCTCCAGAAGGACTCGCTGCCCGGACGTATGGACCAGCAGGCCCGGCCCGCCGGACTGCGCGAAGCGGGCATGCTGCTCAGCGACCGGGACGCCGGTCTCATGGTCCACGCGGTGGCGCTGGAGAACTGGCAGCGGCTGCACCGCTTCTGCTCCCGTTGCGGCGAGCGCACCATGATCGCGGCGGCCGGGCACATCCGCCGCTGCCAGGCATGCGGCGCCGAGCACTACCCCCGTACCGATCCCGCCGTGATCATGCTGGTCATCGACGATCAGGACCGTGCTCTCCTCGGCCGCCAGGTGCACTGGCCCGAGGGCCGGTTCTCGACCCTCGCCGGGTTCGTGGAGCCGGGCGAGTCGATAGAGCAGTCCGTCGCCCGCGAGGTGCTGGAAGAGGCCGGGATCACCATCGGTGACGTCGAGTACGTCGCCAGCCAGCCCTGGCCCTTCCCCTCCAGCCTGATGCTCGGGTTCATGGCGCGGGCGACCACGTCGAAGATCGACGTCGACGGCGACGAGATCGAGGAGGCCCGCTGGTTCTCCCGCGACGAACTGACGGAGGCCTTCGAGTCGGGTGCGGTCCTGCCCCCGAACGGCATCTCCATCGCCGCCCGGCTCATCGAGATGTGGTACGGCAAGCCGCTCCCGAAGGCCCGCCCGCTGGGCTGA
- a CDS encoding ATP-dependent DNA helicase UvrD2, whose translation MTAATHSTLFPQVPESPDAVLEGLDPEQREVALALHGPVCVLAGAGTGKTRAITHRIAYGVRAGILQPSTVLAVTFTNRAAGEMRGRLRQLGASGVQARTFHSAALRQLQYFWPKAVGGDLPRLLERKVQLVAEAAARCEIRLDRNELRDATSEIEWSKVTQTVPADYPAAVAKSLRDAPRDPAELAKIYATYEQLKRDRSVIDFEDVLLLTVAILQDRKDIAENVRAQYQHFVVDEYQDVSPLQQRLLDLWVGGRDNLCVVGDASQTIYSFTGATPDHLLNFRTAHPNATVVKLVRDYRSTPQVVHLANGLLRQASGRAAEHRLELVSQRDKGPEPVYTEYADEPAEAEGTARRIRDLIAAGVPAGEIAVLYRVNSQSGVYEQALADAGVPYQLRGAERFFERREVREAWVALRGAARAGGNDSLLDGAEGLPAQVRAVLSTQGWSHRPPAGSGAVRDRWESLAALVRLAEDFGAAKPGATLADLVRELDERAAAQHAPTVQGVTLASLHAAKGLEWDAVFLVGLTEGMMPIAYAKTDEQVEEERRLLYVGITRARFHLALSWAVSRSPGGRAGRRPTRFLNGLRSGSGASARGGAGGGGGIDRGTGTGGATATRTESTVQRKKWGPVRCRVCGRTLTEAGEMKLMRCEDCPSDMDEALYERLRVWRAARAGELSQPAWCVFTDKTLMAIAEAVPGSERELVTIAGVGNRKMGRFGSDVLAICAGESLDEEDREGFGES comes from the coding sequence GTGACAGCAGCAACGCATTCCACTCTCTTCCCGCAGGTGCCCGAGTCTCCGGACGCGGTCCTGGAAGGGCTCGACCCCGAGCAGCGCGAGGTCGCCCTCGCCCTGCACGGGCCGGTGTGCGTGCTGGCCGGAGCGGGCACGGGCAAGACGCGCGCGATCACCCACCGCATCGCGTACGGCGTCCGCGCCGGGATCCTCCAGCCCTCCACCGTGCTGGCCGTCACGTTCACCAACCGGGCCGCCGGAGAGATGCGCGGACGCCTCCGCCAGCTCGGCGCCTCGGGGGTACAGGCGCGGACCTTCCACTCCGCCGCGCTGCGCCAGCTCCAGTATTTTTGGCCGAAAGCAGTCGGTGGTGATCTTCCCCGGCTGCTGGAGCGCAAGGTGCAGCTGGTCGCCGAGGCGGCGGCCCGCTGCGAGATCCGTCTCGACCGCAACGAACTCCGTGACGCCACGAGCGAGATCGAGTGGTCCAAGGTCACCCAGACCGTTCCGGCCGACTACCCGGCCGCGGTGGCCAAGAGCCTCCGCGACGCCCCCCGCGACCCCGCGGAACTCGCCAAGATCTACGCGACGTACGAACAGCTGAAGCGCGACCGGTCCGTGATCGACTTCGAGGACGTGCTGCTGCTCACCGTCGCGATCCTCCAGGACCGCAAGGACATCGCCGAGAACGTCCGAGCCCAGTACCAGCACTTCGTGGTCGACGAGTACCAGGACGTCAGCCCGCTCCAGCAGCGGCTGCTCGACCTCTGGGTCGGCGGCCGGGACAACCTCTGCGTCGTCGGCGACGCCAGCCAGACGATCTACTCCTTCACCGGCGCCACCCCCGACCACCTGCTGAACTTCCGTACCGCCCACCCGAACGCCACCGTGGTCAAACTGGTCCGGGACTACCGCTCCACCCCGCAGGTCGTCCACCTCGCCAACGGGCTGCTGCGCCAGGCGAGCGGACGGGCCGCCGAGCACCGCCTCGAACTCGTCTCCCAGCGCGACAAGGGCCCCGAGCCCGTCTACACGGAGTACGCGGACGAGCCGGCGGAGGCGGAGGGGACCGCTCGCCGCATCCGGGACCTCATCGCCGCAGGAGTCCCGGCGGGGGAGATCGCCGTCCTCTACCGGGTGAATTCCCAGTCCGGCGTCTACGAGCAGGCGCTCGCCGACGCCGGGGTGCCCTACCAGCTGCGCGGGGCCGAGCGGTTCTTCGAACGCCGTGAGGTCCGTGAGGCGTGGGTGGCCCTGCGGGGCGCCGCCCGGGCCGGGGGGAACGACTCCCTCCTCGACGGCGCCGAGGGACTGCCCGCCCAGGTGCGGGCCGTGCTCTCCACCCAGGGCTGGTCGCACCGGCCGCCCGCCGGCTCCGGGGCGGTGCGCGACCGGTGGGAGTCGCTGGCCGCGCTGGTCCGGCTGGCCGAGGACTTCGGAGCCGCGAAGCCCGGCGCGACGCTCGCCGATCTCGTCCGGGAGCTCGACGAGCGCGCCGCCGCCCAGCACGCGCCGACCGTCCAGGGCGTCACCCTGGCATCGCTGCACGCGGCCAAGGGGCTGGAGTGGGACGCGGTGTTCCTGGTCGGGCTGACCGAGGGCATGATGCCGATCGCCTACGCCAAGACCGACGAGCAGGTCGAGGAGGAGCGCCGCCTGCTGTACGTCGGGATCACCCGTGCCCGCTTCCACCTCGCGCTCTCCTGGGCGGTGTCACGTTCGCCGGGAGGCCGGGCCGGCCGACGGCCCACCCGCTTCCTCAACGGACTCCGCAGCGGTTCCGGGGCGAGTGCCCGAGGCGGGGCCGGAGGTGGCGGAGGCATCGATCGCGGTACGGGCACGGGCGGCGCCACGGCCACGCGCACCGAGAGCACCGTCCAGCGCAAGAAGTGGGGCCCGGTGCGGTGCCGGGTCTGCGGCCGGACCCTGACCGAGGCCGGCGAGATGAAACTGATGCGCTGCGAGGACTGCCCCTCCGACATGGACGAGGCGCTCTACGAACGGCTCCGCGTCTGGCGGGCAGCCCGGGCCGGGGAACTCTCCCAGCCCGCCTGGTGCGTGTTCACCGACAAGACCCTGATGGCCATCGCGGAGGCCGTCCCCGGCAGCGAGCGCGAACTCGTCACGATCGCAGGTGTCGGGAACCGCAAGATGGGTCGATTCGGCAGCGATGTCCTGGCCATCTGCGCAGGTGAGAGCCTGGATGAGGAAGATCGCGAGGGCTTCGGCGAGAGCTGA